A genomic segment from uncultured Marinifilum sp. encodes:
- a CDS encoding ATP-binding cassette domain-containing protein has translation MSERILKALMQLFAIIAHPKSSANERRTMVSKYLKQQLDQETAEEYLALYDKHYKENQRRTTKKSKIKKYTSASSVRVLKICTQINEELIYRQKLIVLIQLLEFLNSEDEISEQEFAFIETVSDTFNLQKDSYQTLKNFVLSDFNEINLSDGLLTVKNSEIIPAAGNNYYAPGLIGQIKILRLPRVNMFVMRFNEIEELFMNGQPLNTDKIHVLNQGSSIRNPKIDPIYFSDIIGTFYRDHSHKRVVFETKNIEYRFKENNIGIHDLSFKEESGKMVGIIGSSGAGKTTLLNVLNGSAKPNVGSVLINGYEITADKSKLEGVVGHVSQDDLLIDSLTVFENLYFNAKLCFDKYSNFQLIRLSLKLLKDLGLYDARNLKVGNALDKKISGGQRKRLNIALELIREPSVLFLDEPTSGLSSRDSAKIMDLLKNLALKGKLIFVVIHQPASDTFKMFDRLLVLDTGGYLIFNGNPLDAITYFKSQTNRANKTESECTTCGNVDADQIFNIVESEVLDEYGTPSQTRKVSPVQWYQRFKNHKDTNKEIENCKGLPTITFKIPSVFKQFLVFTKRDIISKLANKQYLFINLFETPLLAFILSYIIKFYNIDAGNELGYTFSNNSNLPVYLFMAVIVGLFIGLTLSAEEIIKDRKILKRERFLNLSKTGYLISKIVILFSISAFQAFLFTLIGNTILEIKGMFFEYWLALFSAWCFANMLGLIISDSFKTVITIYILIPFILIPQLILSGIIVKFDKLNPSISDPNSIPWYGEIITARWAYEALAVKQFKDNEFTANFYVYEKLMSKADYRKNYWLPILKNKLNECERYLNSPKDESKLKANLALLKNELSIEDLNLLSFDFKYINKLNSKDVNEVVIKQLRNYFDKVNRYYINLYNVSNSKKDEHLVALQKKFEDKQKFVRMKKSYYNDRLTEVVRNSNDIERIIEFKGELFQKIDPIYRDPESYFLKAHFYAPQKRIFGHYYDTYWVNICVIWFSSITLYFVLYFGLLKKALGIFDRNINRKKFLK, from the coding sequence ATGAGTGAGAGAATATTAAAAGCTTTAATGCAACTCTTCGCTATCATTGCGCATCCTAAAAGTTCCGCAAATGAAAGGCGCACAATGGTATCTAAATACCTCAAGCAACAACTCGATCAGGAAACTGCAGAGGAATATTTAGCTTTATATGATAAACATTATAAAGAAAATCAGCGCAGAACTACCAAAAAATCAAAAATTAAAAAATATACTTCGGCAAGTTCTGTTCGTGTTCTTAAAATTTGCACCCAGATAAATGAAGAATTAATATACCGACAAAAATTAATTGTCTTAATACAGTTGCTGGAATTTCTTAATTCGGAAGATGAAATTAGTGAACAGGAATTTGCTTTTATCGAAACTGTATCAGACACTTTTAATCTTCAAAAAGATAGCTACCAAACACTTAAAAATTTCGTTCTTAGCGATTTTAATGAAATTAACTTAAGCGATGGTCTTTTAACCGTTAAAAATTCGGAGATAATACCTGCTGCTGGTAATAACTATTATGCGCCAGGATTAATAGGTCAAATAAAAATTCTACGTTTACCTAGAGTAAACATGTTTGTGATGCGATTCAATGAAATTGAAGAATTGTTCATGAATGGCCAACCACTAAATACGGATAAAATTCATGTTTTAAATCAAGGTTCATCGATTCGAAATCCTAAAATTGATCCAATATATTTTAGTGACATTATTGGTACCTTTTACAGAGATCATTCACACAAACGAGTAGTTTTTGAAACTAAAAATATTGAGTATCGATTCAAAGAAAATAATATAGGTATTCACGATCTATCTTTTAAAGAAGAATCGGGTAAAATGGTAGGCATTATTGGTTCTAGTGGAGCCGGAAAAACCACCTTACTAAATGTATTAAATGGTTCGGCAAAACCCAATGTAGGATCTGTTTTAATTAATGGCTATGAAATTACTGCAGACAAATCTAAACTGGAAGGAGTTGTTGGTCATGTTTCGCAAGACGACTTACTTATTGATTCGCTAACAGTATTCGAAAACCTTTACTTCAATGCCAAACTATGCTTCGACAAATACTCTAATTTTCAATTAATTCGCTTATCGCTTAAATTACTAAAAGATCTTGGTCTATACGATGCACGTAATTTAAAAGTTGGTAACGCGCTAGATAAAAAAATTAGTGGCGGACAAAGAAAAAGATTAAATATTGCGCTTGAATTAATAAGAGAACCTTCCGTGTTATTTTTAGATGAACCAACCTCTGGTTTGTCTTCGCGTGATTCAGCCAAAATAATGGACCTACTAAAAAATCTGGCTCTAAAAGGGAAATTAATTTTTGTTGTAATTCACCAACCAGCATCCGATACGTTTAAGATGTTCGATCGATTGCTGGTACTGGATACTGGAGGTTATTTAATTTTTAATGGTAACCCTTTAGATGCAATTACCTATTTTAAGTCGCAAACAAACAGAGCCAACAAAACCGAAAGTGAATGTACTACTTGTGGTAATGTCGATGCCGATCAAATATTTAATATTGTAGAATCTGAGGTGTTAGACGAGTATGGTACACCTTCTCAAACCAGAAAGGTATCGCCAGTTCAATGGTACCAGCGTTTTAAAAACCATAAGGATACTAATAAAGAGATTGAGAATTGTAAAGGATTACCTACTATTACTTTTAAAATTCCCTCGGTATTTAAGCAATTCTTGGTGTTTACCAAGCGAGATATTATCTCTAAATTAGCCAATAAACAATACCTGTTTATTAATTTATTCGAAACACCTTTACTCGCATTTATTTTATCATATATTATTAAATTTTATAATATAGATGCTGGAAACGAGTTAGGCTATACATTTAGCAATAATAGTAATTTGCCTGTATATTTATTTATGGCAGTTATTGTAGGTTTATTCATTGGTTTAACCTTAAGTGCCGAAGAGATTATTAAGGATAGAAAAATTCTGAAACGAGAAAGATTTCTTAATCTTAGTAAAACAGGATATCTAATCTCTAAAATTGTAATTCTATTTTCAATTTCGGCTTTTCAGGCTTTCTTATTTACCTTAATAGGAAACACTATTCTCGAAATTAAAGGCATGTTTTTCGAATATTGGCTTGCCCTATTTAGTGCCTGGTGTTTTGCAAATATGCTGGGATTAATTATATCCGACAGCTTTAAAACTGTAATTACAATTTACATTCTAATTCCTTTTATTTTAATTCCACAGTTAATATTAAGTGGTATTATTGTAAAATTCGACAAATTAAATCCAAGTATATCTGATCCAAATTCAATACCCTGGTACGGAGAAATAATAACTGCTCGCTGGGCCTACGAAGCTCTAGCGGTAAAACAATTTAAGGACAATGAATTCACTGCTAATTTTTATGTGTACGAGAAATTAATGAGCAAAGCCGATTATCGCAAAAACTATTGGCTCCCTATTCTTAAAAACAAATTAAACGAATGTGAAAGATACCTTAATAGTCCTAAAGACGAAAGTAAGCTTAAAGCCAATTTAGCTTTACTTAAAAATGAACTTAGCATTGAAGATTTAAACTTATTATCTTTTGATTTTAAATATATTAACAAGTTAAATTCTAAAGATGTAAACGAGGTAGTTATAAAACAATTAAGAAACTATTTCGACAAGGTTAATAGATACTACATTAATTTATATAATGTATCGAATAGCAAAAAAGATGAGCACTTGGTAGCTTTACAAAAGAAATTTGAGGACAAACAGAAGTTCGTTCGAATGAAAAAATCATATTACAATGATCGCTTGACCGAGGTTGTTCGAAATAGTAACGACATTGAACGTATTATTGAATTCAAAGGAGAGCTTTTTCAAAAGATAGATCCAATTTATCGCGATCCTGAAAGTTATTTCTTGAAAGCGCATTTCTACGCTCCTCAAAAACGTATTTTTGGCCACTATTACGATACTTATTGGGTAAATATTTGTGTGATTTGGTTTAGCAGTATCACCCTATATTTTGTTCTCTATTTTGGTCTGCTTAAAAAGGCATTGGGTATTTTTGATCGCAATATAAATCGCAAAAAATTTCTGAAATAA
- a CDS encoding DUF1987 domain-containing protein yields MNSLVIEGSPKTPTIKFDGNNGTFSIEGRSIPENSLDFYKPVMDWLDSYISEPKNETNVIIRLEYFNTSSSKCILDVFKKLEIIFKRGNKVNIKWHYEEDDEDMLEAGEDYQSIVKIPFTMIEDIE; encoded by the coding sequence ATGAATTCACTTGTTATAGAGGGTAGCCCTAAAACACCAACCATTAAATTTGACGGAAATAATGGTACTTTTTCAATCGAAGGAAGATCTATTCCGGAGAATTCGCTTGATTTTTATAAACCAGTAATGGATTGGCTTGATTCATACATTAGTGAACCAAAGAACGAAACTAATGTAATTATCAGGTTAGAATATTTTAATACTAGTTCTTCGAAGTGTATTTTAGATGTTTTTAAGAAATTAGAAATAATTTTTAAGCGAGGTAATAAGGTTAATATCAAGTGGCATTACGAAGAGGATGACGAAGATATGCTTGAGGCTGGAGAAGATTATCAATCGATAGTAAAAATACCATTTACTATGATCGAGGATATAGAGTAA
- a CDS encoding SiaB family protein kinase, producing MNFNLDSWYGDKIDEDAIFNYKGRIEDEDVTLILNSIENILKEKEESPKLFKKIFNILIELVQNLHHHGEVPPDLGVQYNKYGVLILRDEGMQYRISVGNFIKIDGLKLIRDRIDQIKTLSSEETKSLYRIILNNEEFSEKGGGGLGIVDIARKSGNNMEYQFLEYNSDYLFLSIDVII from the coding sequence ATGAACTTTAATCTTGATTCTTGGTATGGCGATAAAATAGATGAAGATGCTATTTTTAACTATAAAGGTAGAATTGAAGACGAGGATGTTACATTAATTTTAAATTCGATTGAAAATATACTAAAGGAGAAAGAAGAGTCGCCTAAGTTATTCAAAAAAATTTTTAATATATTGATTGAATTGGTGCAGAACCTTCATCATCATGGTGAGGTTCCTCCAGATTTAGGAGTACAGTATAATAAATATGGTGTACTTATTCTTCGTGATGAGGGAATGCAATATCGAATTAGTGTAGGTAATTTTATTAAAATAGATGGGTTAAAATTAATTCGCGATAGAATTGACCAAATTAAAACATTATCATCAGAAGAAACTAAAAGTTTGTATCGGATTATATTGAATAATGAGGAATTCTCTGAAAAAGGAGGAGGAGGATTAGGAATTGTTGATATTGCCAGAAAAAGTGGTAATAATATGGAATATCAATTTCTTGAATATAATTCAGATTATTTGTTTCTATCTATTGATGTTATCATTTAA
- a CDS encoding THUMP domain-containing protein, with the protein MKTDSGKFRLIAKTFHGLEEVLSKELEQLGAEEIRILKRAVSFVGDKSLLYKTNMHLRTATRVIKPIHKFTAHDTDELYKGIQEIDWSEYIGNKDTIAIDSTISSDDFKHSKFVTYRVKDAIVDQFFYATGDRPSVRMTNPTLRINVHIDRNTCTVSLDSSGESLHKRGYRVGETAAPLNEVMAAGMILLSEWDKKCNFIDPMCGSGTILIEAALIAYNIPPGLYRKEFGFQKWKDYDEELWDDIYNEETEVDYDGNIIGADISDKAMEITEANIRNAGLRRKIKLNVTPFQQFVPPVEKGLLITNPPYGERLKPRDLEGLYAMIGERLKHNFTGYDAWILSYSKECFNSVALRPSRKVTLYNGPLECKFQKYSMFDGKKKDNYKTDK; encoded by the coding sequence TTGAAAACAGACTCGGGGAAATTCAGATTAATTGCAAAAACCTTTCATGGTTTAGAGGAAGTATTGTCTAAGGAATTAGAACAATTGGGAGCAGAGGAAATTAGAATTTTAAAGCGTGCAGTAAGCTTTGTAGGTGATAAATCACTGTTGTATAAAACAAATATGCATCTAAGAACAGCTACCCGCGTTATAAAACCAATTCACAAATTCACAGCTCACGATACCGATGAGTTGTATAAAGGAATTCAGGAAATCGACTGGAGCGAGTATATTGGTAATAAAGATACTATTGCTATTGATAGTACCATTAGCTCTGATGATTTTAAGCACTCAAAATTTGTTACCTATAGGGTAAAAGATGCTATTGTTGATCAATTTTTCTATGCAACTGGCGATCGTCCTTCGGTTCGTATGACAAATCCAACATTACGTATTAATGTTCATATTGATAGAAATACTTGTACTGTATCTTTAGATAGTTCTGGAGAATCATTACATAAAAGAGGATATCGCGTTGGTGAAACAGCTGCTCCACTTAATGAAGTAATGGCTGCAGGTATGATTTTACTATCAGAATGGGATAAGAAGTGTAATTTTATTGATCCGATGTGTGGATCGGGAACCATTCTTATCGAAGCAGCCCTTATTGCTTATAATATTCCTCCAGGATTGTATCGTAAAGAATTTGGTTTTCAAAAGTGGAAAGATTACGATGAGGAGTTGTGGGATGATATCTATAACGAGGAAACCGAGGTTGATTATGATGGAAATATTATTGGAGCTGATATTTCGGATAAAGCAATGGAAATTACAGAAGCTAATATTCGTAACGCCGGTTTGAGAAGAAAAATTAAATTGAATGTAACACCTTTCCAACAGTTTGTTCCACCAGTAGAAAAAGGATTACTAATTACTAATCCTCCTTATGGAGAAAGATTAAAACCACGCGATTTAGAAGGCTTATATGCAATGATTGGCGAGAGATTAAAGCATAACTTTACAGGATATGATGCATGGATTCTTAGCTATTCAAAAGAATGTTTCAATAGCGTAGCTCTTCGCCCTTCACGCAAAGTAACCTTATATAATGGACCATTAGAATGTAAGTTTCAAAAATATTCTATGTTCGATGGCAAAAAGAAAGATAATTATAAAACAGATAAATAA
- a CDS encoding S41 family peptidase, with amino-acid sequence MSSLKKFLRNGMAICFFMVFVFSGMVNAQSVKHQAVKYQNLLALIDAFYVDTVNVEKLTEDAIVKVLAELDPHSIYISKDEIKEMNEPLQGSFSGIGVQFNILRDTLMVVATIPGGPSEKVGVRAGDRIIKIDNENVASIGMKNTDVHKRLRGEKGSIVSIEVKRKNEPELIEFVITRDKIPIHSLDAAYMLNKDVGYIKLNRFALTTADEFLQALLKLKADKMKDLVLDLRGNGGGFMTAAIEIVDQFLDADKLIVYTKGLTTSRRENISTENGNFKEGNIVVLLDEGSASASEIVSGAIQDWDRGVIIGRRTFGKGLVQRQFPLSDGSMIRLTTAHYYTPTGRCIQKPYENGLEDYHLDIIKRYQSGEMISADSIQFADSLKYKTLMNKRVVYGGGGIMPDIFIPIDTTANYKYFNLLNRKNVIYPYVINYMDKNLDNLKKEYPNFEDYEKNFEVNDEMMLEIVALGEKEGIEKTEDEYNAVVDDIKLHVKALLARDLWDSSEYYKIVNKENDFMKKAIEVLKNKKLYDKELLSE; translated from the coding sequence ATGAGTAGTTTGAAAAAGTTTTTGAGGAATGGAATGGCAATTTGCTTTTTCATGGTCTTCGTTTTTAGTGGGATGGTAAATGCTCAGTCGGTAAAACATCAGGCAGTAAAATATCAAAATTTACTGGCCTTAATCGATGCATTTTACGTAGATACGGTTAATGTTGAAAAGCTAACTGAAGATGCTATTGTTAAGGTTCTTGCCGAACTCGATCCTCATTCTATATACATCAGTAAAGATGAAATTAAGGAAATGAACGAACCTTTGCAAGGAAGTTTTAGTGGAATTGGAGTACAGTTTAATATCCTTAGAGATACTTTAATGGTTGTTGCAACTATACCGGGCGGACCATCAGAGAAAGTAGGCGTTCGTGCAGGCGATAGAATTATTAAAATTGATAATGAGAATGTTGCCTCCATAGGAATGAAAAATACAGATGTTCATAAACGCTTAAGAGGAGAAAAAGGATCTATTGTAAGCATAGAGGTAAAACGTAAAAATGAGCCAGAATTAATAGAGTTTGTTATTACCAGAGATAAAATTCCTATCCATAGTTTAGATGCAGCTTACATGTTAAATAAAGATGTGGGCTATATAAAATTAAATAGATTTGCATTAACTACAGCCGATGAATTTTTACAAGCTTTACTAAAGCTTAAAGCTGATAAAATGAAGGATTTGGTTTTAGATCTTCGAGGAAATGGAGGTGGATTTATGACTGCAGCTATAGAGATTGTAGATCAATTTCTTGATGCTGATAAGTTAATTGTATATACAAAAGGATTAACGACTTCCAGAAGAGAGAATATCTCGACAGAGAATGGGAATTTTAAAGAGGGAAATATTGTTGTTCTATTGGATGAAGGTTCTGCATCAGCATCCGAAATTGTATCTGGAGCAATACAAGATTGGGACAGAGGTGTTATTATTGGACGCCGTACTTTTGGAAAAGGATTGGTTCAGCGACAATTTCCTCTTTCCGATGGGTCGATGATTCGTTTAACTACAGCCCATTATTATACACCAACCGGAAGATGCATTCAAAAACCTTATGAAAATGGCTTGGAAGATTATCATTTGGATATTATTAAGCGCTATCAATCGGGAGAAATGATTAGTGCAGATAGTATTCAATTTGCCGATTCGTTAAAATACAAAACTTTAATGAACAAAAGAGTTGTTTACGGTGGCGGAGGTATTATGCCCGATATTTTTATTCCAATTGACACAACAGCTAACTATAAATATTTTAACCTTCTAAATAGAAAAAATGTAATTTATCCTTATGTAATTAATTATATGGATAAAAATTTAGATAATCTGAAAAAAGAATATCCTAACTTTGAAGACTATGAGAAGAATTTTGAAGTGAATGATGAAATGATGTTGGAAATAGTTGCTTTGGGAGAGAAAGAAGGAATTGAAAAAACAGAAGATGAATATAATGCAGTTGTTGATGATATAAAACTTCATGTAAAAGCATTGTTAGCCCGCGATTTGTGGGATAGTTCGGAATATTATAAAATTGTAAATAAGGAAAACGATTTTATGAAAAAAGCCATTGAAGTGCTTAAAAATAAGAAGTTATACGATAAAGAATTACTGTCCGAGTAA
- a CDS encoding Hpt domain-containing protein: MKHKANLLLLGFTNYSDFDFLNKTSITKANSMSEAIELLTANNFNLIISKYELCDANAIDLSKSLKSLKNYYKGDSKKKFKLLILTSSSEQEAMCKQNNILYYPENMNLRSLIVRLIDLPVEPQKENKNLAIIDFKELFIRVDNNREFIKEVIEKFFEIKESRISDIKTPLVKSDFKKAKDAAHKLKGVLANFSMLKARATIIELEKLILNEEHKAALEKLNELILEIEKTVDFYHRNEDQFKNVR, translated from the coding sequence ATGAAACATAAAGCCAATCTATTATTACTAGGATTTACAAATTATTCGGATTTTGATTTTTTAAATAAAACCTCTATTACCAAAGCTAATTCCATGTCGGAAGCTATTGAATTACTTACAGCTAATAATTTTAATCTTATTATTTCTAAATATGAACTTTGCGATGCCAATGCTATTGACTTAAGTAAATCATTAAAATCTCTTAAAAATTATTACAAGGGAGATTCTAAAAAGAAATTTAAATTATTAATTCTTACATCTTCGTCTGAACAAGAGGCAATGTGTAAGCAGAATAATATTTTATATTATCCCGAAAATATGAATCTTAGATCCTTAATTGTTCGCTTAATCGATTTGCCTGTTGAACCACAAAAGGAAAACAAAAATCTTGCCATTATAGATTTTAAGGAATTATTTATTCGGGTAGATAATAATCGGGAATTTATAAAAGAAGTGATTGAAAAATTCTTTGAAATTAAAGAATCAAGAATATCAGATATAAAAACACCTCTTGTAAAGTCAGATTTTAAGAAAGCTAAAGATGCTGCTCATAAACTTAAAGGAGTATTGGCTAATTTTTCGATGCTTAAAGCTAGAGCTACAATAATAGAACTAGAAAAATTAATTTTAAATGAAGAACACAAAGCTGCATTAGAAAAATTAAATGAGTTAATTCTTGAAATTGAAAAAACAGTAGATTTCTATCATAGAAATGAAGATCAATTTAAAAATGTGAGATAA
- the guaA gene encoding glutamine-hydrolyzing GMP synthase, with protein MQEKILILDFGSQYTQLIARRVRELNVYCEIHPYNKPPQIDESIKGVILSGSPFSVRDEKAPIPNLSEIKGKLPLLGVCYGAQHLAHCFGGEVMASNKREYGRANLSAVDNNNDLLKGVSINSQVWMSHGDTIEKMPSNYKVIASTGDVENAAFAIEGESTYGIQFHPEVYHSTEGIVLLGNFIVGICGCSQDWTPDAFVETTVAELKAQLGDDRVILGLSGGVDSTVAAMLLHKAIGKNLHCIFVDNGLLRKNEFSDVLKKYETLGLNVTGVDAGEKFISALAGVTEPEAKRKIIGNAFVEVFDEESHKIENAKWLGQGTIYPDVIESVSVTGGPSQTIKSHHNVGGLPDYMKLKVVEPLKLLFKDEVRRVGRSMGLEDKFISRHPFPGPGLGIRILGDITAEKVQILQEVDHIFISGLIEDGLYDEVWQAGVMLLPVQSVGVMGDERTYESVVALRAVSSTDGMTADWSHLPYEFLAKISNKIINNVKGVNRVVYDISSKPPATIEWE; from the coding sequence ATGCAGGAAAAAATTCTGATTTTAGATTTTGGCTCACAATACACTCAGTTAATCGCAAGGCGTGTACGTGAATTAAATGTGTATTGTGAAATTCACCCATATAATAAACCTCCTCAAATCGATGAGTCGATTAAAGGAGTAATTCTTTCTGGTAGTCCTTTTTCTGTTCGCGACGAAAAAGCTCCAATTCCAAATTTATCGGAAATAAAAGGGAAACTACCTCTTTTAGGAGTTTGTTATGGAGCACAACATTTAGCACATTGTTTTGGTGGTGAAGTAATGGCTTCAAACAAGCGAGAGTACGGTCGAGCAAATCTTTCTGCTGTTGATAATAACAATGACTTACTGAAAGGTGTTAGTATCAATTCTCAGGTGTGGATGTCGCATGGGGATACCATCGAAAAAATGCCATCTAATTATAAAGTAATAGCAAGTACTGGAGATGTTGAGAATGCTGCATTTGCTATAGAAGGAGAATCAACTTATGGAATTCAATTTCATCCTGAAGTTTATCATAGCACAGAAGGTATTGTTTTGTTAGGTAATTTTATAGTTGGAATTTGTGGATGTTCACAAGATTGGACTCCCGATGCTTTTGTTGAAACAACTGTTGCCGAATTAAAAGCACAACTTGGAGACGATAGAGTAATTTTGGGATTATCGGGAGGTGTAGATTCTACTGTTGCGGCTATGTTATTGCACAAAGCAATTGGTAAAAATTTGCATTGTATTTTCGTTGATAATGGATTATTACGAAAAAATGAGTTTTCAGATGTTTTAAAAAAATATGAAACTCTTGGACTAAATGTTACCGGTGTTGATGCTGGAGAGAAATTTATTTCAGCTTTAGCTGGAGTAACCGAGCCTGAAGCAAAGCGTAAGATCATTGGAAATGCCTTCGTTGAGGTTTTCGACGAAGAATCTCATAAAATCGAAAATGCTAAATGGTTAGGACAAGGAACTATTTATCCTGATGTTATTGAATCTGTTTCAGTTACAGGTGGACCATCTCAAACTATTAAGTCTCATCATAATGTTGGAGGATTGCCAGACTATATGAAACTTAAAGTTGTTGAACCTTTAAAATTACTTTTTAAAGATGAGGTTCGTAGAGTTGGACGAAGCATGGGATTAGAAGATAAATTTATTAGTCGTCATCCTTTCCCAGGACCAGGTTTAGGAATTCGTATTTTAGGAGACATAACTGCCGAGAAAGTTCAAATTCTTCAGGAAGTTGATCATATTTTTATTTCAGGACTGATAGAAGATGGTTTATATGATGAGGTTTGGCAAGCAGGTGTTATGTTATTACCAGTACAATCGGTTGGAGTAATGGGTGATGAGCGTACCTACGAAAGTGTTGTTGCATTGCGTGCGGTTAGTTCTACCGATGGAATGACTGCAGACTGGTCGCATTTACCGTACGAGTTTTTAGCTAAAATTTCTAATAAAATTATCAACAATGTAAAAGGGGTTAACCGCGTTGTTTACGATATTAGTTCAAAACCACCAGCAACTATTGAGTGGGAGTAA
- a CDS encoding C1 family peptidase has translation MKKIVLMLIAGAIAGSSIAQQKQDKSKFKEYEPGYYQNSILKDIRMVDEKLEKKDVDKRFFMDQSSYDLPNKISLYKDNTQWAEPTISQGNTGTCWCFSTTSFYESEVYRLSKKKVDISELYTVYWEYVEKARRFIKERGNSHFEEGAEGNSVARMWKLYGACPQSEYTGLLNGRKFHTHAKMYDEMMAYLNGLKQSNAWNEEEALSTIKAIMNHYMGVPPTKFTVEGKEYTPKSYLKNYLQLDPDDYVEILSYKQEPYWQQVEYKVPDNWWHSKEYYNIPLDDYMKAIKKAIRNGYTMSIGGDVSEAGFLRTTNCAMVPSFDIPSEYINEDARQFRFSNGSTTDDHGMHLVGYYVDKDGKDWYLIKDSSSGSRNIDENSAEFGYYFFHEDFVKLKMMGFTIHKDAVKDLMKKFK, from the coding sequence ATGAAAAAAATAGTTTTAATGTTAATTGCTGGTGCGATTGCAGGTTCTTCTATTGCACAACAAAAGCAAGATAAATCTAAATTTAAAGAATATGAACCCGGATACTATCAAAATTCAATTTTGAAAGATATTCGTATGGTAGATGAAAAATTGGAGAAGAAAGATGTAGATAAAAGATTTTTTATGGATCAAAGTTCTTATGATCTTCCCAATAAAATTTCATTGTATAAAGATAATACACAATGGGCCGAACCAACAATTTCGCAAGGAAATACAGGTACGTGCTGGTGTTTTTCTACTACATCGTTTTACGAGTCGGAAGTGTATCGATTAAGTAAGAAAAAAGTAGATATTTCTGAATTATATACAGTTTATTGGGAGTATGTAGAGAAAGCGCGTAGATTTATTAAAGAGAGAGGGAATTCTCATTTTGAAGAAGGTGCGGAAGGAAACTCTGTTGCAAGAATGTGGAAGTTATATGGCGCTTGTCCTCAAAGTGAATATACAGGATTATTAAATGGTCGTAAGTTTCATACACATGCCAAAATGTATGATGAAATGATGGCTTATTTAAACGGACTAAAACAAAGTAATGCCTGGAATGAAGAGGAGGCTTTGTCTACTATTAAAGCTATTATGAATCATTATATGGGAGTTCCTCCAACAAAATTTACTGTAGAAGGAAAAGAGTATACTCCTAAATCATATTTGAAGAATTATTTACAATTAGATCCTGATGATTATGTAGAAATTCTTTCTTACAAGCAGGAACCATACTGGCAGCAAGTAGAATATAAAGTGCCAGATAACTGGTGGCACTCAAAAGAGTACTATAATATTCCTTTAGATGATTATATGAAAGCCATAAAAAAAGCGATTCGAAATGGCTATACAATGAGTATTGGAGGTGATGTTTCTGAGGCAGGATTCTTAAGAACAACAAATTGTGCTATGGTACCATCTTTCGATATTCCTTCGGAGTATATTAACGAAGATGCTCGACAGTTTCGTTTTTCAAATGGTTCTACTACCGACGATCACGGAATGCACCTTGTAGGCTATTATGTTGATAAAGATGGTAAAGACTGGTATTTAATTAAAGATTCAAGTTCAGGTTCGAGAAATATTGATGAAAATTCTGCAGAATTTGGTTACTATTTTTTCCATGAAGATTTCGTTAAGCTAAAAATGATGGGATTCACAATTCATAAAGATGCAGTGAAAGATCTCATGAAAAAATTTAAATAA